The following DNA comes from Solea senegalensis isolate Sse05_10M linkage group LG10, IFAPA_SoseM_1, whole genome shotgun sequence.
TTGCAGCAGAATACAAATAGTTTAGCTTTGGCGTGAAGGCTCAGACCTTATCCCTCCACACATGTGGATGTGTTTACATGGACATGTTGGGGAGTGATGAGAAAACATCTTGAACCCTTCAGTTGGAGCCTGCAGGTGCAGGTGGAGCTAAAAGAGGAGCAGcaacaccagcagagggcagcagtagcactgacacacacacacacacacacaaggagagatGGGAGAATGCAGCGGCTTAAATCATCTAAATCTTGTGAGTGTCTGTGAGGCGTGTCTTGTGGAAATAAAAATTCAGTATGAGTTTAGTGTCTGAACTCACTGGCAGGCTTCACAGCATTTCCCCAGAAATCTCACAAAATCTGTCTTTTACTGTTTTCTCACTGCAGAGCAGCCTGGCTGAACTCATAACCCTCTTAGCAGATGTAGTAACATTATACCGGCCTAATGTGCACTACATTAATCATCCTAGATTAGTGTGTTATCATTACTAACATTTGTTGGAAAGAAGAGCCACATACAGCTTGGATATTAATGTCTGCACAAACTGCAGATGTAAACCTTATAGTGGCGCAAAGGACAAAGTGAAGGGGTCATCACAGTCCCTCTCCGGTTGAGGGGTTGTGGGGGGATTTTGAGATTGCTAGTATGTTTTGATAGAAATGGCAGAAGAAAATAGAAATGTTATGCACAAATctattgtgtaaaatgtatccTTTATCGTGGGTCAAGATGgtttgttgtctttaaaaaaggAGGTCATCGCAGATCTAAGGAACTTGGAAGCTGTTGAGATATTGTAGTGGTACACTGACTGACTGGTCATCTAATTGATTTACCATTAGGATTCAAAAGATTGATAGTTGTAAATATTTGTCTAATTTGGGATTCATTATTTGTGGTGTTTGATGTATAAACCATAGACTATGGATAAAGATGGacgtagtcttccagtttgaaaagtaaAGACTGGGAAACATGACGGACAAAGAACTCCTACACATCAAtgctacttctcacttgatttattgtAACTTATGTTACCAGGAAAACAGAAGATAAAGATGTGATTGAGAGCAGGTGTTGTCCAGTTGCAGTTGACATCGATGAATTTTCCAGTTAAAAAGTGTCATGGCAACAGTCCAATCACAAACCTTAAGACTACCTCCAACACAGTCTATGGTACAAAGCAACAACATTACCTTAAACAGTGACCTCGCGACCAGACTTTGCCTGTCAGCCCCTGAGTTTGCTGGAGAAGGTGGCTGTGTGTGATTTGTCTTCTTCCCACCGTTTGATCTTGACTGACACGACACAGCAGCCGCAGGTTCATCTTTAGACGTCGAAGCGTGGATGCTCTCTGAGTCCATCTGGTCAGTTTTTTCCTCTGTGCAGGGACCTCCTCCATTCTGCCGCTGCAACATCTCCTTGTCCTTCCCGTCTCCAACCTCCGCCTCAGACTCTTTTCCCATGATGCAGTTGTTCTGGGTCTCACATCCTTCTTCCTGGCTGTGAGAAGGGACTTCTCCCAAACTGGTACCTGATGTTTTCCTGCTTTCCCTCTTCACACGGCTTCGGCTGGCCTTGGAGATGCGCCAGTAGAGGTGGATCATGATGGCCACTGGCAGATAAAAAGCTGCTATGGCTGTCCCAAATGTAACCGCTGGGTTGGAGAAGAACTGGATGTAGCACTCGCCGGGCAGCACGGTTCGTCCGCCCACGATAAACTGCCAGAACAAAATGGCCGGAGCCCACAGGATGAAGGACAAGACCCAGGCTGCGGCGATCATCAGGCCGGCCATCTTGGTGCTGCGGTGTGCTGGGTAGCTGAGTGGTTTGGTGACACAGAAGTAACGGTCAAAACTGATGATGAGCAGGTTCATGACTGAGGCGTTGCTGACCACATAATCGACAGCCAACCACAGGTCACAGACCACCGCTCCCAAAGGCCAGTAGCCAATCACAATGTAGACGGTGTAGAGGTTCATGGAGCAGACGCCAATAATCAGGTCTGCACAGGCCAGACTGAACAGGAAGTAGTTGTTGACGGTCTGCAGGTTCCTGTTTACCTTTAGAAAAACGATATGGAGCCAGCTGTCAGATGCTAATCTTTTTTGctaaatgtgatgtgtgttttctcatttcTATTAGATTAGCCCTCCACACAGGGAGGCACGAGCAGAAATCTTATCTCTAAATCTGGGTGTGCTTTTCAAGATGTCCAGAGATGGATGCTGGAAACATGCTCATTAATCATGGATGATCAAAACAAGGGAAGCCAAACCTTTATAGAGAGCATGACCAAGATGTTTCCGATGACAGTGATCAGACTCAGAGATCCAGCCACCAGGACGATGAGCACTATCTCCACAGTGGTGTATGGACTTCCAGAGAAGAGGCCGGAGTGGTCAGCACTGCTGATGCTTATGCTGCTGGATGAATTCAGGGTCTCCATTCTGTTTCCTCTTGGTGTTACTTCTCACAGACTCTTCAGGCTTGAGTCATATCTGTGCATCACCTGCAAAGGAAGACAGACAATGAAAGAATCTGCTTCTATTACAGCAGTTGTGATGTTTGCGATGTTGATGCAACActcttgtttgtgtgcttttatCTGCAGTCGCAGATGCAAAGTCACACGcagtgagtgtgtaaacagCTGGTCGCTGACTGAATGTATCTGAGCTTTCCAGGtccaggtgaggacaggtgagcaaATAAAGTCTGCATCAGctctgtttatactgtaaaatgttCTTGATAAATGACATTTGTCAGATTTATATTGTATCATAGCTTATACTGTATAAACTACTGTATATTCAAAAGACGTTGACCAATATTAGGCTTGGattatgttttttcttaaaatataaaatgacagtaaaaaaaacttgCAGAAAACAACTTTCTGGCTTTCAATTAGGCCTCTGTATATCTacagtacaaaataaaagcactctaTAAACTGAACATTGTCCAATCAAACATGCATGACATCGGTCTGTGAACAGTTTGTGCAGCTGTAGAAAAACACCACGTGGAAATGAGTCACCAGGGCTTTCCCCCGCAACACAGATTAGGTTTAAAAAAGGACAGTAGCAATCACCTGACAGACTGAAAAACAGATGCATATTTGcttaaaattgaaatttaaaaacctttctatattttttttaataacttttcaCATCCTGCCTGCAGTACCGTCAGGGTCCACCAGGGAATCATTTCCAAcactttgagaaacactgttttTTGTCATCTCATATATTCTCATGACTTTGAAAGTCACTAAATGTCCTTTACAGAAATTTTAATATGTGCAAGAGATCAAATTCACACCTACAGTGTTTTTATATCCGGATTCTCTTTGGAAAACAAGGAAAGATTTCTCTACTCTGAATTATGACCTGTAGAATGATTTCTACCTTCTGTTCAAAAGGCAAAAACAGGTTAAATATTCACCGTGGCCACCCACGCTGACAATCACACTCATGGTGCTTTTAGGTGCTTTGGCTAAAAGCATCTACTAAACATTAAATGGGAAGCAGACCTGTTCCTGCTTTGTATTTATTATGGTTTGTGCATTGAAAGCAGCCCCCAGTCACTCAGACTGACAAGCAAAACACCACAATGAAGGTAGAGTATCATTTCAGCTCCTATGATGGTCAAAAAGGGAATGTACACAGCATAACAATGTGATTAACTGCTGCATTCTGATCAGAAAATCAATGTAAAGACACTTAGATGAGACCACAAGGATTGTTGCATACTGCTGAAACCTTGTAAGTGACTCCATTAGACAACATGATAACATCATACTGTACCTGGGAGATGTTTCCTTCCTGCTCTTACAGATAGATGAAACTTCATTACAGCATCTCTAACTATATCACTTACTCGTCAACGACCCATTCTGGGGTTTCTTTGACACAAATGAAACAGAGCttgagtgtgcgtgtgttagtTTGTGACCTAGCTATGAGCTTTTGGTCTAACAGGTGTTTGAGTCGCTTATAAGACatggttaatgttagcattaAATGCTATCTCCACAGTGAAGACCTCAACAAAGAGATCTACACAAGTAACCATCACCAGTATACTTTGTTTACTTAACGCGCCAGTGTGGAACCTCTGCTGCCCCCCTGTGgatttctgagtaattaccaaaacagtcTGCATGCTCTAAGATCACGGTACAGTTCAggttggtacagtacggtatggtttggaatggtaaagccctttGTCAGACTGAGAACAGAACATTTTACTTGGTAGACAGTGTGTGGGCTGTGATGGTCGTGTCAGTGGCATGACGTTGTACCCGTGCGATGGCAACGAACGGTGTTagtgaacgcaacacaacagacaacaatggaggacgtccagcagctgttgttttcctgctcagtttgtggccgtttgtctcaacaaggtGTCGAGCTTTGcgtgagaatagactgcgggtgttaaagaaacaccggtcgcaaaAGGACAGATGTTTTACTTTTGCCCAATCAGTGGACTGTTGTAGGTGTTTCTAGCTCTACTGtgccattttactctggtaccttAAGCGAAGGGGGCTGAAATGTGGAACGGTAGGGtctggttattttggttctattcctaatagaaacacaataaatacgTACCGTATTTTTCTCATATCACACACACGGAGTgtaagaaagaagagaaaacgaTGATGCTGTCTCTGATGTGTGTCTCTACAGAACGttgtaatgttatttttttgctgtatttATCTTGTTTGAGCTGCATCCATGAAACTTAActggagctgcatggtgaaggaacagcagcagctgtgactgGCATATGCAGGTATGTAGTTGTTCAGGGAATGCTTGGTAGCTGTTGGCAGAGCATGTATTTTCAATATTGCATTATCAAATTCGCAAGAAGCCAAAATTGTGATAGCCATAGGTGAACTGTATGAAGCCGTCTTGTTTAGTTCTTCCGCCTCGCCTGCTCAGTCCTGACATAtattgtgtcactctgtgtgtcgTGTAGGAATGTcgacacagacatgaaaacaaaaaactgctgtactgagaaacacacagagagtctcacatggagctgataggcttagtCAGTATTGCGTGAGCTcctctgacaatggtttgattgtaaaaaatctgtttatttgtaagtgttatgcactacagctttaagtgaGGTTTGGGGGATATTGGTTTAAAGTCACAGTAAAACATGTGACTTTAGTgattacagtttttctcaattGCTAAAACACTAAACCTTATTGTCTGAACCAAATGCTCAGTTGCCTGAACCCACTGATTGAATCAATCACTCTTTTGGCAAAACCATAAGCACTTTTCACTTGTTTAGACACAACTTGCCAACACTTTTTCATTGTGATTCCTATACCTTCCACTGGGTAATTCCAATACCTTTCACTGAGTGGAAGGTATATTACCTGTGCTACATGTAAATGCACAAGATTtcagttttttgtctttttgtacaAGTGCTAAATGCACAGGTTTTATGTTTTGCAACATGCATTTAGCCTACAGTgaagaataaacatttatttctccagcttTATATCCTgagcattgtgttttctatttttctacgTAGTGTTTAGTGACTGTTcagtagtgtttttaattttgattgacTCTGTGCACGATTTGACACCATAGTTCAGTTTTGAGCACAGATTGAACTGTTTTGAGGTGaaagtttggttttgcaagAAGAGTCTGAGGTTTTGTGAATGTAGCTTGAAAATTGGGTTTTGTGTTGACAGTTTAGAGAAAAGGAGAGCAGCTTTCAAGAAATGTGTCATAGCAATCGAGAAAAACTGTAACAGTGGTGAAGAAGCTCTGCTTTGCTTTAAGTAATAGTAAACACTGTCTATATTAATATTCAATTTCAGTCCAGCCATTACGGAAACgcattgcattcatttacaaaacagACAGTTTTTCTatctaatgtttttttcctgtttttctgaataattattttcctgtttttctgagtcatttttttctgaattatcgAGAACCTCCAACCTGCAAGTGACTCCCATATTTTCAGCAGTCTCCTGATCATCTCTTGAGTCACCACGTAGTCAGCCTGAATGCATTTCCAATGCATCATCTTGTATCCATGGAGCATGCCACACTGTATCTGTCCAACTGATCCTGGAGAAACATTGCAATATGTCTAGCAGATCTGAATGAGCTTTCCTTCTGAACAACCGCAAAGTCCTCAGGTGTCTGTGTAAAGTCAACAAACTAATGTTAATACCATCTGTGTGACTTAGGGACAGGACTATCTCCCAGTGTCTTAAACCCAGAGTGAACCCAAGTAAAACTTGATTAACTAAACAAGCCgtccatgttgttataaatcaaactctcaataaaggaatgaatgcGTTTACTGTTTCAAATGCGCTCATGAACTCAGAAAAAAATTATTGTGTAAATCAGAAAGAAATGACCTCCATTGTCTCTGCCAAACAAAAGGATAACAAACTGTTTCTACAGAAGGAGaatcaaaaaagaataaaaggaaTATTTCCAAATATTTGCGTTTTTTAATCTGAGGTACTGTATTGTAGGTATTGTTACTAACTTCAGTGAGTACACGTCCGTCATTGAGAAACATTCTGAGacttcttctctctgtacacATGTCTGCTAATGGAGACAGAAGAAATTATTTTAGCCACCGAATAATggctcacctcataaaataGAGGCCTGCTTAAGCTTAACAACATGTATGGTTTTTCTCTCCATAAGACAGTGTTTTCCAATGGGAAAGAGAAGTTTGCAAACCGGTCACTCTCCCACGCCAAAGGCCATAGACCAATCTTTTGTTTTaagctcacatggacacaggagctgttggtcttctgctgccttgACTAGTACGACCGTGTCCTTTGTGTGAATCAGAGCATAGGATAGCAAGTAACAAAATAACTCATtttaacttagtgatggaggcagcaatgaaCGCACAACCCCTGTGTGATCTgatgtaaaatcattgatttatatttatttatatttatatttattttggactttggtgcggaaGCGTGAGACTCCAGTTTCCAGTCGAAAAAAGGCAGCaaagatattttttaatatatcttAGACTTAAGCTGGTCTATTTTCATCAGGAGAACTTTTAATTAAGTGTCCAAATGTATTTGTCCTTGtgtcagtgagagtgagtgtgataATTTAACTTTAATCGTCCATCACTGGAGACGACTCTTGGTGAGTTAATGAATGACGTTTGATTGGCATGTAAGCAGCTGCTAATGATCATTTCTGTGCAACATGAAATATGATAGATTGCCTGCTAAATAGCTATGGTCACGCCGCTCCTCACCCTTGATTTAGTCCACAAGACGAAGAAGCTACACTACATCTGAATCTCTGGGTGAAAAGAGATAATATAAACCTGACATCCGTCACGATTAGGAGCCTGGGACTGTCAGACAAGTGTAGTGATACGTTAGTGGAGTAATGCAATGCCTcgtgctaaaatcactggtgcAAAACCAGAATATTTTTCACTCTGAAATGTGGTAATAAACGCTCCAGGCGTCTTATATCAAGATGTTTCCTGCTACCTGCTCTCAAGCCACCCTTCACTCCTGCCCTCCATGGTACTCAGTGTACCTTCCTTGTTAGTGCTCGGCTACTGGAGACAGTCACGGAGGCAAACAGTATTTCTTTGACAGGAGCAGAGGCATAGTAATTAGATCCTGCAGATGCTGCCTCTAACAGCTGTACCGGTAATATGCA
Coding sequences within:
- the LOC122776242 gene encoding muscarinic acetylcholine receptor M2-like; this translates as METLNSSSSISISSADHSGLFSGSPYTTVEIVLIVLVAGSLSLITVIGNILVMLSIKVNRNLQTVNNYFLFSLACADLIIGVCSMNLYTVYIVIGYWPLGAVVCDLWLAVDYVVSNASVMNLLIISFDRYFCVTKPLSYPAHRSTKMAGLMIAAAWVLSFILWAPAILFWQFIVGGRTVLPGECYIQFFSNPAVTFGTAIAAFYLPVAIMIHLYWRISKASRSRVKRESRKTSGTSLGEVPSHSQEEGCETQNNCIMGKESEAEVGDGKDKEMLQRQNGGGPCTEEKTDQMDSESIHASTSKDEPAAAVSCQSRSNGGKKTNHTQPPSPANSGADRQSLVARSLFKVTKQSAVAKWRRKGISSREKKVTRTIMAILVAFVVTWTPYNVMVLINTFCSICIPNTLWTIGYWLCYINSTINPACYALCNVTFKNTFKHLLLCQYKNIRTAR